TGTGAGGGGAGTGAAATAGAACCTGAAACCGTGTACGTACAAGCAGTGGGAGCGGACTTGTTCCGTGACTGCGTACCTTTTGTATAATGGGTCAGCGACTTAATTTCAGTAGCAAGGTTAACCGTTTAGGGGAGCCGTAGGGAAACCGAGTCTTAATAGGGCGTGTAGTTGCTGGGATTAGACCCGAAACCGAGCGATCTATCCATGGGCAGGTTGAAGGTTGAGTAACATCAACTGGAGGACCGAACCGACTGTCGTTGAAAAGCCAGCGGATGACTTGTGGATCGGAGTGAAAGGCTAATCAAGCTCGGAGATAGCTGGTTCTCCTCGAAAGCTATTTAGGTAGCGCCTCATATCTCACCTACGGGGGTAGAGCACTGTTTCGGCTAGGGGGTCATCCCGACTTACCAACCCGATGCAAACTCCGAATACCGTAGAGTGCAATTATGGGAGACACACTGCGGGTGCTAACGTCCGTTGTGGAAAGGGAAACAACCCAGACCGTCAGCTAAGGTCCCAAAGTTATGGTTAAGTGGGAAACGATGTGGGAAGGCTCAGACAGCTAGGAGGTTGGCTTAGAAGCAGCCACCCTTTAAAGAAAGCGTAATAGCTCACTAGTCGAGTCGGCCTGCGCGGAAGATATAACGGGGCTCAAACCATACACCGAAGCTACGGACGCAACTTGTTTGCGTGGTAGAGGAGCGTTCTGTAAGCCGTTGAAGGGAAAGCTGTAAGGCATCCTGGAGGTATCAGAAGTGCGAATGCTGACATGAGTAACGATAAGGGGGGTGAAAAACCTCCCCGCCGGAAGACCAAGGGTTCCTATCCAATGCTAATCAGGGTAGGGTGAGTCGACCCCTAAGGCGAGGCCGAAAGGCGTAGTCGATGGGAAACAGGTTAATATTCCTGTACTTCTTGTTATTGCGATGGAGTGACGGAGAAGGCTAGGCCATCACGGCGTTGGTTGTCCGTGTTTAAGGCTGTAGGCTGGGGAATTAGGAAAATCCGGTTCCCTAAGGCTGAGAGTCGATGACGAGTCCTCTTTTGGACGAAGTGGTTGATGCCATGCTTCCAGGAAAAACTTCTAAGCTTCAGATAACAAGAAATCGTACCCCAAACCGACACAGGTGGTCAGGTAGAGAATACCAAGGCGCTTGAGAGAACTCGGGTGAAGGAACTAGGCAAAATGGTACCGTAACTTCGGGAGAAGGTACGCCCCTGACGGTGATGAGACTTGCTCTCTAAGCTGTTGGGGGTCGAAGATACTAGGTGGCTGCGACTGTTTATTAAAAACACAGCACTCTGCAAACACGAAAGTGGACGTATAGGGTGTGACGCCTGCCCGGTGCTTGAAGGTTAATTGATGGGGTTAGCTTCGGCGAAGCTCTTGATCGAAGCCCAAGTAAACGGCGGCCGTAACTATAACGGTCCTAAGGTAGCGAAATTCCTTGTCGGGTAAGTTCCGACCTGCACGAATGGCGTAACGATGGCCACACTGTCTCCACCCGAGACTCAGTGAAATTGAAATTGCGGTTAAGATGCCGTATATCCGCGGCTAGACGGAAAGACCCCGTGAACCTTTACTATAGCTTCGCAGTGGACTTTGATATTACTTGTGTAGGATAGCTGGGAGGCTTTGAAACTTGGACGCTAGTTCGAGTGGAGCCAATCTTGAAATACCAGCCTGGTACTATTGAGGTTCTAACGCAGGTCCCTTATCGGGATCGCGGACATTGTGTGGTGGGTAGTTTGACTGGGGCGGTCTCCTCCTAAAGAGTAACGGAGGAGTACGAAGGTGCGCTCAGCATGGTCGGAAATCATGCATCGAGTATAAAGGCATAAGCGCGCTTGACTGCGAGACTGACACGTCGAGCAGGTACGAAAGTAGGTCTTAGTGATCCGGTGGTTCTGTATGGAAGGGCCATCGCTCAACGGATAAAAGGTACTCCGGGGATAACAGGCTGATACCGCCCAAGAGTTCACATCGACGGCGGTGTTTGGCACCTCGATGTCGGCTCATCACATCCTGGGGCTGAAGCCGGTCCCAAGGGTATGGCTGTTCGCCATTTAAAGTGGTACGCGAGCTGGGTTTAGAACGTCGTGAGACAGTTCGGTCCCTATCTGCCGTGGACGTTTGAGATTTGAGAAGAGTTGCTCCTAGTACGAGAGGACCGGAGTGAACGAACCTCTGGTGTTCGGGTTGTCATGCCAATGGCATTGCCCGGTAGCTATGTTCGGACAGGATAACCGCTGAAAGCATCTAAGCGGGAAGCCCCCTTCAAGATGAGATCTCACTGGGACCTTGAGTCCCCTGAAGAGCCGTTCAAGACCAGGACGTTGATAGGCTGGGTGTGTAAGCGTTGTGAGGCGTTGAGCTAACCAGTACTAATTGCTCGTGAGGCTTGACCATATAACGCCAAAAGCGTTTGGTTGTGTGATTACACAACACGGATCAAGTGATTGATGAAGATACATTGCTGCAAAGCATGTTGGATTAGAGTTTGTACATCATCTTAAGACTCGGATTAGCCTGAAGAAGGCATACAGGATTTTTATTGTTACAGTTTTTTGCTTGGCGACCATAGCGAGATGGAACCACCCGATCCCTTACCGAACTCGGAAGTGAAACGTCTTAGCGCCGATGGTAGTGTGGGGATTCCCCATGTGAGAGTAGGTCATCGCCAAGCACCTATTTAAGAAACCCTGCTACGTTGTAGCAGGGTTTTTTTTTCGTCTGCAGAAAAGGTCGGCCATCGGCTGCTCAAGGTCACCTGTTTAAGAAACCCTGCCAGGCTGCAGTATCAGGCTCTATCGTGTGCAGAAAAGCTCGGTCATCGGTTGTTCAAGTTCACTCGTGCAAGAAGACCTGCCATGTTGCAGTATCAGGTTCTATCGTCTGCCGGAAAGCCGGGTCACCAGCTGTTTAATAATACCTATTTAAGATCTTCTGCCAGGTTGCAATATGAGAGCTCTGTCGTCCGAAGGAGAAGCCCGTTATCGGTCGCTACAGGCTGTTTGATTAGGAGTCCTTAGACATTTTGTTATTGAAGTTTTAACTAGGCTGAAAATTGATGGGTTACGGATTTTGTGGCGGTAAAAGGTGATGAAATATATAGGTTAGCTAGGATGTATTGAGAAATTGTGTAAGTGAGATTTTCTGTATAAGAATAAAGTTGAGACATCTGTGCGTTATGTATTGGCAGGTGTCTCAGTGGGAGCGGTTGATTGAAAGTTAGTCGCGATAAATAGTTTTAATCAGGTGAAAGCCAAATTTTGTTTTCACCGGGCCGTGTATTTTTAGAAGCGGCTTCTTAAAAACTACATCATCGAATGGCTTAGCCATTTGACCTTTTTTGAATTCGCCTAAGTCCCCGCCACGCTTTCCCGAAGGGCAAATGGAGTACTTTTTGGCGAGCTTTGCAAAGTCCCCGCCTTTTTCTAGTTGTTGTAAGATCTTTTCGGCTTCAGGCTTTGTCTTAACAAGAATATGGACTGCGGATGCTTTCATTATTTAGCTTTCTGATTGATTGTATTGAGTTAACGAGACTATAGACTGTGTATAAGTATTTTACCTGAAATGATTTTATTCAGGGATGTACAAGGAGGACTTATGGGGTTTAATTTTCCAAATGAGCTAAAAGTTGATGATGAAATAAATTTGGTTGTGCTTTCCTTAGCTGACGCTAAAGACTTGCATACGCTTATTCTACGGAATCATGCTTATCTTTCTAAATATTTAGCCTGGGCTGAAAAAATTAGTGATCTGGCCTCTACGGAGGACTTTATTCGACTACGTGTTGCTGTACCAGGTCTCATTTCAGGCTGGTATAAGGTTTATGTGAATAATCAGCTATGTGGCATTTTTGGCGCTAAGTCAGTTATCGATAACAGGGCCGAATTAGGTTGCTTCATTGCAGAAGATTATCAGGGGCAGGGGATTATTAATCGTTGTATGCTGTTTTTCACTGAGTATCTCTCAAGAGAGTTTCAGGTCTCGATGATAGAGTGGCGTTGTTTAGCTGATAATAAAGCGAGTATTAAAGTTGTTGAGCGTTTTGGAGCTGTATTGGATGATGTCGAAGTAGGTACTATTGCAGGTAGCGATGAAATGCAGCGTTTATGTGTTTATCGTAAACAGATAGCTAAAGTTTAGTTTGTGGTATCAAGATAACCGTAGTAGCTAGGCATACGAGTGCGGTAAATCTGGTCTCTATATGCAGCAACCTGATTCCATATGGTATCAATAAGATAGGGGTTCTGAACGGCAAATTGATGGCTAAAAATAAGGTAATAGTGCTTTTCTGCGAGAGGTATTTTAACTTTTTCAAAATGTTTCTTTTGTGTTTTTTGAAGATAAGCGTCAGCAATGGCTTCCTGGTCAACGACTCCTTCAACACGTTCTGCGTCTAGCATTTCAAATAGTTGTGATGTACTGCTGCCTTCAATTACATCAACACCTGCTTTCTTGATATCAGCGACGATTGAATAATTCAGTTTAGCGGCAAGGCTTCCTGTTAGTTTTTCAAAGCTGTTGCCATTCCACTCGAGCTTGCTACTTACAGGTCGATATAATACGTATGAGAGGGTATCCATTCGCCTTGTTGTATCTACTTTACCGTCGTTCATTGGGTAGACGCCAAACTCCCTGCGTGACTCTTTATATGAAAAGATAAAGGCTGCGTCTAAATCTCCTCTTTTCAGGCTTTGTAGTACCCTTTGGCCGGGCATACGCTGGTAATTAATATTCAGATTGAGCACTGCTGATACGTGATTGATTAAATCAACAGAGATGCCTGGGGGTGACGAAAGTTGCTCACCCTTACCCAGAAAATAAGGAAACGAGTCGACATTGTTAAAGCCGATTTGAATGGTTTTTTGTGCTGTTGCAAATGCAGAGCACAGTAAGCAGATCAGAAAGATGACTGTCTGTTTAAGCATTATTACCTCTTAATGTTGAGAGGAGTTACTTAAACTCTATCCTTGAGGTGTGAGCTTTTTATTACATCCGGCATTTTAATGCCTGAGGTATCCTATAACAGATTATGATATATGCCTAATCATGGATTTCCTTTTGACTCTGAAGCCACTACAGGCTTTAGAATCGGCTTGTTTATTCTCTGGTAGGGGATCTGTCTACCTGATTTCTGCGTATTTTGAATGGGAAATACAATGTCTCAGAGTTCTTCTGAAATGCAGGCCTGGTGGTTTTTACTTTTGGCCTGGCTAGTTGCGCTGGTCGCAACCTTTAGCGCGATTTTTATTGGTGAAGTAATGGGACAGATGCCCTGTACTTTGTGTTGGTATCAGCGAATTTGTATGTTTCCACTTGTGTTTATATTGGGGCACGGGAGCTTCAAATCTGATCCGAAGGCAGCGGTTTATGCTTTACCGCTTGTCCTGCTCGGCGCTGCCTTTGCGCTTTATCATTCGCTCATGTATGCGGGTATCGTTATGGCTGAGATTGTACCTTGCGGTTCAGGTACATCCTGTAGTGGCAGTTCTATGACGATTCTCGGCGGTTTGCCATTGCCTTATCTGGCACTGGTAAGCTTTGTTGGAATTACATGTTTGCTTTTACGGGTT
The DNA window shown above is from Aliamphritea ceti and carries:
- a CDS encoding substrate-binding periplasmic protein, which encodes MLKQTVIFLICLLCSAFATAQKTIQIGFNNVDSFPYFLGKGEQLSSPPGISVDLINHVSAVLNLNINYQRMPGQRVLQSLKRGDLDAAFIFSYKESRREFGVYPMNDGKVDTTRRMDTLSYVLYRPVSSKLEWNGNSFEKLTGSLAAKLNYSIVADIKKAGVDVIEGSSTSQLFEMLDAERVEGVVDQEAIADAYLQKTQKKHFEKVKIPLAEKHYYLIFSHQFAVQNPYLIDTIWNQVAAYRDQIYRTRMPSYYGYLDTTN
- a CDS encoding peptidylprolyl isomerase codes for the protein MKASAVHILVKTKPEAEKILQQLEKGGDFAKLAKKYSICPSGKRGGDLGEFKKGQMAKPFDDVVFKKPLLKIHGPVKTKFGFHLIKTIYRD
- a CDS encoding disulfide bond formation protein B — translated: MSQSSSEMQAWWFLLLAWLVALVATFSAIFIGEVMGQMPCTLCWYQRICMFPLVFILGHGSFKSDPKAAVYALPLVLLGAAFALYHSLMYAGIVMAEIVPCGSGTSCSGSSMTILGGLPLPYLALVSFVGITCLLLRVLRKNKS
- a CDS encoding GNAT family N-acetyltransferase, encoding MGFNFPNELKVDDEINLVVLSLADAKDLHTLILRNHAYLSKYLAWAEKISDLASTEDFIRLRVAVPGLISGWYKVYVNNQLCGIFGAKSVIDNRAELGCFIAEDYQGQGIINRCMLFFTEYLSREFQVSMIEWRCLADNKASIKVVERFGAVLDDVEVGTIAGSDEMQRLCVYRKQIAKV